One Cervus canadensis isolate Bull #8, Minnesota chromosome 1, ASM1932006v1, whole genome shotgun sequence genomic window carries:
- the HCAR2 gene encoding hydroxycarboxylic acid receptor 2, with the protein MNPSHLQNHFLKIGEKNCCVFRDDFIAKVLPPVVGLEFVFGLLGNGLALWIFCFHLKSWKASRVFLFNLAVADFLLIICLPFLADNYVRRWDWKFGEIPCRLMLFMLAMNRQGSIIFLTVVAVDRYFRVVHPHHALNKISNRTAGIISCLLWGITIGLTVHLLNRTRLIENQGSKLCSSFSICDAFRWHDAMFLLEFFVPLGIILFCSVRIVWSLRQRQMNRHAKIKRAINFIMVVAIVFIICFLPSVAVRIHIFWLLRKAGTENCDIYRSVDLAFYITLSFTYMNSMLDPLVYYFSSPSFPNFFSTLINRCLQRKGPDESDNNRSTSVELTGDLSTTKNVPEALMANPSEPQSPSYLNPVSS; encoded by the coding sequence ATGAACCCTTCCCACCTGCagaatcattttctgaaaataggGGAGAAGAACTGCTGTGTGTTCCGCGATGACTTCATTGCCAAAGTGCTGCCGCCGGTCGTGGGGCTGGAGTTCGTGTTCGGGCTCCTGGGCAATGGCCTTGCCCTGTGGATTTTCTGCTTCCACCTCAAGTCCTGGAAAGCCAGCCGGGTTTTCCTGTTCAACTTGGCCGTGGCTGACTTTCTCCTGATCATCTGCCTGCCATTCCTGGCGGACAACTACGTGCGGAGGTGGGACTGGAAGTTTGGGGAGATCCCGTGCCGGCTCATGCTCTTCATGTTGGCCATGAACCGCCAGGGCAGCATCATTTTCCTCACCGTGGTGGCCGTGGATAGGTACTTCCGGGTGGTCCATCCCCACCACGCCCTGAACAAGATCTCCAATCGGACGGCGGGCATCATCTCCTGCCTCTTGTGGGGCATCACCATCGGCCTGACGGTCCACCTCCTGAACAGAACGAGGTTGATCGAGAATCAGGGTTCGAAACTGTGCAGCAGTTTCAGCATCTGTGATGCCTTCCGCTGGCACGATGCCATGTTCCTCCTGGAGTTCTTCGTGCCCCTGGGCATCATCCTGTTCTGCTCGGTCAGAATCGTCTGGAGCCTACGGCAGCGGCAAATGAACAGACATGCCAAGATCAAGCGGGCTATCAACTTCATCATGGTGGTGGCCATTGTCTTCATCATCTGCTTCCTGCCCAGCGTGGCCGTGCGCATACATATTTTCTGGCTTCTGCGCAAGGCTGGCACGGAAAACTGTGACATCTATCGTTCAGTGGACCTGGCGTTTTACATCACCCTCAGCTTCACCTACATGAACAGCATGCTGGACCCTTTGGTGTACTACTTCTCCAGCCCATCTTTCCCCAACTTCTTCTCCACCTTGATCAACCGCTGCCTGCAGAGGAAAGGGCCGGATGAGTCGGATAACAACCGCAGCACCAGCGTCGAGCTCACAGGGGATCTGAGCACTACCAAGAATGTTCCCGAGGCTTTGATGGCCAATCCCAGCGAGCCTCAGAGCCCCTCTTATCTGAATCCAGTCTCCAGTTAA